The following proteins come from a genomic window of Denitromonas sp.:
- a CDS encoding glycine zipper 2TM domain-containing protein: MRKSLHPVQWLTAAAVIAFCVTGTAAFMGWLPGSDAAIKPDLLASPATGDQPASETAPVAVLTPADVAPASTAIVPAAPEANRRQEATPAPVAPAAASPKPAPAPARAPIVVQAPRPQPAPVVQPVARYCPDCGVVTQVETLDRRGKGSGVGAIAGGVVGGLLGNQVGKGSGKDLATIAGAVIGGVAGHNVERNMTPTTRYRITVRMNDGSIRTIDQDQPPSWQPGDTVRVEGGRLASAGSADF; the protein is encoded by the coding sequence ATGCGCAAATCACTTCACCCCGTTCAATGGCTGACGGCTGCCGCCGTCATCGCCTTCTGCGTGACCGGCACCGCGGCCTTCATGGGCTGGCTCCCCGGCTCCGACGCCGCGATCAAGCCCGATCTGCTGGCATCCCCGGCAACAGGCGATCAACCGGCCAGCGAAACTGCGCCCGTAGCGGTGCTCACCCCCGCCGATGTCGCCCCGGCGTCGACGGCAATCGTGCCCGCAGCGCCGGAAGCCAATCGCCGCCAGGAGGCCACCCCCGCCCCCGTGGCACCCGCGGCGGCCAGCCCCAAGCCCGCACCGGCCCCGGCCCGTGCGCCGATCGTTGTGCAGGCCCCGCGGCCGCAGCCGGCCCCGGTGGTCCAGCCGGTCGCGCGGTATTGCCCGGATTGCGGCGTTGTCACGCAGGTCGAAACACTCGATCGCCGTGGCAAGGGCAGCGGCGTCGGCGCCATTGCCGGCGGTGTGGTGGGCGGTTTGCTGGGCAACCAGGTAGGCAAAGGCAGCGGCAAGGATCTGGCCACCATTGCCGGCGCGGTAATCGGCGGCGTCGCAGGCCATAACGTCGAGCGCAACATGACCCCGACCACCCGCTACCGCATCACTGTGCGCATGAACGACGGCAGTATCCGCACCATCGATCAGGACCAGCCGCCATCCT